Proteins encoded together in one Bacteroides ovatus window:
- a CDS encoding glycosyltransferase family 4 protein, whose amino-acid sequence MKIAIEAQRIFRTNKHGMDFVALESIRELQKIDHENEYFIFVTPGEDRCLEESENVHIIELKCPTYPLWEQVALPRAVKKIMPDLLHCTSNTAPLQCPVPLILTLHDIIYLEKRHSSSFTWYQEMGWFYRRMVVPRVLANCEKIITVSQFERERILDVLHLPKEQLVAVYNGFNSHFHVQPKAPEITRKYIDADNYLFFLGNTDPKKNTPRVLKAYSDYLKQSTQKLPLLIADLKEDVIDRILEEENITEIKSYIHAPGYIANTDLVALYCGAFAFLYPSLRESFGIPMLEAMACGTPIIAGNTSAMPEIAGEGALLADPFNSNDITKKILQLENDQTLYQQQVEYGIQRSQLFSWRNTAESLLKIYKEFAK is encoded by the coding sequence ATGAAAATCGCTATTGAAGCCCAACGAATTTTCCGCACTAATAAACACGGAATGGATTTCGTTGCTCTTGAAAGTATCCGGGAATTGCAAAAAATAGACCATGAGAACGAATATTTCATCTTCGTTACTCCTGGTGAAGACAGATGCTTGGAAGAATCGGAAAATGTGCATATTATCGAACTAAAATGCCCCACTTACCCCCTTTGGGAACAAGTGGCTCTTCCACGCGCAGTAAAAAAAATCATGCCCGATTTATTGCACTGCACAAGCAATACTGCCCCATTGCAATGTCCCGTACCATTAATACTAACACTACACGACATTATTTATTTAGAAAAGCGTCATTCTTCCAGCTTCACCTGGTATCAGGAAATGGGATGGTTTTACCGCCGGATGGTAGTACCACGCGTATTGGCCAACTGCGAGAAAATTATTACAGTCTCGCAATTTGAGCGTGAACGAATCCTTGACGTGCTGCATCTGCCGAAAGAACAATTAGTAGCCGTGTACAACGGTTTCAATAGTCATTTTCATGTACAACCCAAAGCTCCGGAGATCACCCGAAAATATATTGATGCAGACAATTATCTATTTTTTCTGGGAAACACCGACCCTAAGAAGAACACTCCCAGAGTGCTGAAAGCATATAGCGACTATCTGAAACAATCCACCCAAAAGCTGCCATTGCTCATTGCCGACCTCAAGGAAGATGTTATCGACCGGATATTGGAAGAAGAAAATATTACAGAAATCAAGAGTTATATCCACGCTCCGGGATACATTGCGAATACCGACCTTGTAGCACTCTATTGCGGTGCATTCGCATTCCTTTATCCATCGCTTCGCGAGAGTTTCGGCATCCCGATGCTGGAGGCAATGGCTTGCGGAACGCCCATCATTGCGGGAAACACATCAGCCATGCCCGAAATTGCAGGCGAGGGAGCTTTACTGGCAGATCCGTTCAACTCCAATGATATTACAAAAAAAATACTGCAACTGGAAAATGACCAGACACTCTATCAGCAACAAGTGGAATATGGCATACAACGTAGCCAGTTGTTTTCATGGCGGAATACGGCAGAATCGCTGCTGAAAATATATAAAGAATTTGCCAAGTAA
- a CDS encoding glycosyltransferase produces MNIIDWILYIPLVFCVCYLLLYAIASKFYRAPQYPEARTLRRIVVLFPAYKEDRVIVASIQSFLEQDYPKELYEIIVISDQMRPETNDALAALPIRLLMANYKESSKAKALAMAMDSIDTNAFDIVVIMDADNMITPDFLSTINRVFDSGIKSVQAHRTGKNLNTDISVLDSASEEINNGFFRSGHNAIGLSAGLSGSGMAFEAEWFHQNVKYLQTAGEDKELEAMLLQQRIYTVYLPDLLVFDEKTQKKEAISNQRKRWIAAQFGALRASLPHLPKAFIQGNFDYCDKICQWMLPPRLIQLAGVFGLTFVFTVIGLILSLCNGSNEWMIAIKWWILSAAQVAAMTLPVPGGRLFTKQVGKAITKMPMLAVTMIGNLFKLKGANKKFIHTEHGEHHK; encoded by the coding sequence ATGAACATTATTGACTGGATTCTCTACATTCCCCTGGTATTTTGCGTATGCTACCTATTACTATACGCTATTGCCTCCAAGTTTTACCGGGCTCCCCAATACCCCGAAGCCCGTACGCTACGACGCATCGTCGTGCTCTTTCCCGCCTACAAGGAGGACCGCGTGATTGTTGCTTCCATACAGAGCTTTCTTGAACAGGATTATCCGAAGGAACTCTATGAGATCATAGTCATTTCCGATCAGATGCGACCGGAAACAAACGACGCTCTGGCAGCCCTTCCCATCCGCCTGTTGATGGCAAATTATAAGGAAAGTTCGAAAGCCAAAGCACTGGCAATGGCCATGGATTCCATTGATACAAATGCATTCGACATTGTAGTCATCATGGATGCCGACAACATGATCACGCCCGATTTCCTGTCTACCATCAACCGTGTTTTTGACAGCGGCATAAAATCCGTACAGGCACACCGTACAGGAAAGAATCTGAACACAGACATTTCCGTACTCGACAGCGCCAGCGAAGAAATAAACAATGGATTCTTCCGCAGCGGACATAACGCTATAGGACTTTCTGCCGGACTATCCGGTTCGGGAATGGCATTCGAAGCAGAATGGTTTCATCAGAATGTGAAATATCTCCAGACAGCAGGTGAAGACAAAGAATTGGAAGCCATGCTCCTGCAACAGCGCATCTATACCGTTTATCTGCCCGACCTGCTTGTGTTTGACGAGAAAACACAAAAGAAAGAGGCTATCAGTAACCAGCGCAAACGCTGGATAGCAGCACAATTCGGTGCACTCCGCGCTTCGCTGCCTCACTTGCCTAAAGCATTCATACAAGGAAATTTCGATTACTGCGACAAGATATGCCAATGGATGCTTCCGCCACGATTGATTCAGTTGGCAGGAGTATTCGGCTTGACCTTTGTCTTTACCGTTATCGGCCTTATATTGAGCCTATGCAATGGCAGCAACGAATGGATGATAGCCATCAAATGGTGGATATTGTCGGCTGCACAAGTAGCGGCCATGACGCTACCCGTACCGGGCGGCAGACTATTTACCAAACAGGTAGGGAAAGCAATCACCAAAATGCCTATGCTGGCTGTTACTATGATTGGTAACTTATTTAAATTGAAAGGAGCCAATAAAAAGTTTATCCATACGGAGCATGGTGAACACCATAAATAG
- a CDS encoding glycosyltransferase family 2 protein: MTNSSPDISFITICYNGFKDTCELIESLHKKLKSVSYEIIVVDNASREDEAAKIHELYPTVISIRSNENGGFSGGNNIGIRAAKGKYIFLINNDTYIESDEIAYLVERLESRPEIGGVSPKIRFAFPPQHIQFAGFTPLTKITLRNNMLGFDCPDDGSYDTPHPTPYLHGAAMIIKREVIEKIGMMPEIFFLYYEELDWSTSMTRAGYELWYEPRCTVFHKESQSTGQLSKLRTYFLTRNRLLYARRNMKGMERLMSVLYQSTIAAGKNSLSFAFKGRFDLFCATYYGVCTGLFMSSSDTNNNTFKKL; this comes from the coding sequence ATGACAAACAGTAGTCCCGACATATCATTTATTACCATCTGTTACAACGGGTTCAAAGACACCTGTGAACTGATAGAATCACTGCACAAAAAGCTGAAGTCTGTGAGCTATGAAATCATAGTGGTAGACAATGCTTCACGCGAAGATGAAGCAGCCAAAATACACGAATTATACCCAACGGTTATCAGTATCCGCAGCAATGAGAACGGAGGTTTTTCCGGTGGTAACAACATTGGCATCCGTGCAGCAAAAGGCAAATACATTTTCCTTATCAATAACGATACATATATCGAATCCGATGAAATCGCCTACCTGGTGGAACGATTGGAAAGTCGTCCGGAAATCGGGGGCGTGTCTCCTAAAATACGTTTCGCCTTTCCGCCGCAACACATACAGTTTGCAGGATTTACCCCGCTGACAAAGATAACATTGCGCAACAATATGCTGGGCTTCGACTGTCCCGATGACGGAAGTTACGATACCCCCCATCCTACCCCCTATCTACACGGGGCAGCCATGATTATCAAACGCGAAGTGATCGAAAAAATCGGAATGATGCCGGAAATCTTCTTCCTTTATTACGAAGAACTCGACTGGAGCACAAGCATGACCCGTGCCGGCTACGAGCTATGGTACGAACCGCGTTGCACTGTTTTTCATAAAGAAAGCCAAAGCACCGGCCAACTAAGCAAACTACGCACCTATTTCCTGACACGAAATCGCCTGCTCTATGCCCGCCGTAATATGAAAGGCATGGAACGATTGATGTCCGTACTTTACCAGAGCACCATTGCAGCCGGCAAAAACAGTCTGTCATTCGCTTTCAAAGGCCGTTTCGACCTGTTTTGTGCCACCTATTATGGAGTCTGCACAGGGCTATTCATGTCTTCATCAGATACTAACAATAACACATTTAAAAAACTCTAG
- a CDS encoding O-antigen ligase family protein, producing MTNNKIVTFHILLALQFVLVAAGMLVNIKVGLFSMIIILSFTTICLIQLNNDEQTNWKAGQNIMTYMFTIWLCFYLLEILNPNNVLAAWNINLTPYALIPLICAFVVPLVVRTKKDIELLLIIWSVFVLVFTIKGYWQKNYGFSSKDLYFLHVLGGWRTHIIWSGIRYFSCFSDAANYGVHAAMSAVVFAISAFFVESKWLRIYFLCIAVGGLYGMGISGTRAAMGVIMGGMLMITVIAKNWKALLAGIFISISVFVFFSYTNIGSGNQYIHKMRSSFHPSEDASYQVRVENRQRMKELMAKKPLGYGIGLSKAGNFDSREQMPYPPDSWLVSVWVETGIVGLILYLSIHGILFAWCSWILMFKVRNKGLRGLIAAWLCMDAGFFIATYVNDIMQYPNQLPVYIGFALCFAAPHIDKRISEKKEESEEKERQLSNNETNEQE from the coding sequence ATGACGAATAATAAGATAGTGACTTTCCATATCCTGCTTGCTTTACAATTTGTGTTGGTTGCAGCAGGAATGTTAGTAAATATCAAGGTAGGGTTATTCTCTATGATCATTATCTTGTCATTTACTACTATCTGTTTGATACAACTTAACAATGATGAACAAACCAACTGGAAAGCAGGTCAAAACATCATGACCTATATGTTCACAATCTGGTTGTGCTTCTATCTTCTCGAAATTCTTAATCCCAACAACGTGCTGGCAGCATGGAACATCAACCTTACACCTTATGCGCTGATACCTTTAATATGCGCCTTTGTTGTTCCGCTCGTTGTCCGCACAAAAAAAGACATCGAGCTGCTATTAATCATCTGGTCGGTATTCGTCCTCGTCTTTACGATAAAAGGTTACTGGCAAAAAAACTATGGTTTCAGCTCCAAAGACCTCTATTTCCTGCACGTGCTGGGCGGATGGCGTACACATATCATCTGGTCGGGTATCCGCTATTTTTCCTGCTTCTCCGACGCAGCAAACTACGGAGTACATGCCGCCATGTCCGCTGTAGTCTTTGCCATCTCCGCCTTCTTTGTGGAGTCCAAATGGCTACGCATTTACTTCCTCTGCATCGCCGTCGGGGGACTTTACGGAATGGGTATTTCGGGAACCCGTGCAGCTATGGGAGTCATCATGGGAGGAATGTTAATGATAACCGTCATTGCCAAAAATTGGAAAGCGTTATTGGCAGGTATATTCATATCCATCAGCGTTTTCGTGTTCTTCAGTTATACCAATATCGGAAGCGGGAACCAATATATCCACAAGATGCGCTCCTCTTTCCATCCGTCCGAAGACGCTTCCTACCAGGTGCGTGTCGAAAACCGGCAAAGAATGAAAGAGTTGATGGCAAAGAAACCGTTAGGCTACGGCATTGGACTCTCCAAAGCCGGTAACTTCGATTCACGAGAGCAAATGCCCTACCCTCCCGACTCATGGCTAGTCAGCGTATGGGTGGAAACGGGAATTGTGGGACTGATACTCTACCTTTCCATACACGGCATTCTCTTTGCCTGGTGCTCCTGGATACTCATGTTTAAAGTACGCAACAAAGGCCTGCGTGGACTTATCGCAGCGTGGCTCTGTATGGATGCCGGATTTTTTATCGCCACTTATGTCAACGACATTATGCAGTATCCCAACCAGTTGCCCGTATACATAGGCTTTGCACTCTGTTTTGCAGCTCCACATATCGACAAGCGCATCAGTGAAAAAAAAGAAGAAAGCGAAGAAAAAGAACGGCAGCTATCTAATAACGAAACCAACGAACAAGAATGA
- a CDS encoding GumC family protein — MNFIISIIRTLFRHRWLILVGTAIFTLLVFYYTRHMQGGYDVKATLYTGVASGYNLESDKRTDWATVQNSMDNLISIMQAESTLKRVFLRLFARVLIQGNPDNDNDGVTPSSYNYTYNHLKNSPHGPEILKLIDKSSEDKTVANLEAYMRPKKGNYIYEMFYYNHPFYSYNALKNVKVQRRLTSDLLDISYTSGDPGIAYNTVSILMDEFVEEYRRIRYGETDKVIKYFEEELKRIGKKLNSEEDDLTKYNVEKRIINYLDETKEIAAISKEFELREQDALFAYNSTKSMLEELEKHMDSNAKQVLKNMEFVDKLREASNITSKISEVEAMSDSKQKDTGSLTGDKKRLSELKQELNDLTTSYVSHKYTKEGASRTNIIDQWLEQTLLFEKAKAELLIVQNARQELNDRYVFFAPVGTTIKQKERSINFTERSYLTVLQSYNEALLRKKNLEMTSATLKVLNEPTYPIASNSTNRKQIVIAACIGSFLIIIALLLLIEILDRTLRDANRTKRVTGFKVIGAVPSPSSSRYGGLAKTYVQLSIKELSNSILRFLTKRKSPGVFIINLFSTSENSGEDIVGNLICGYMQSRMLNTRFITYGEDFNTDSTQYLLAKNITDFYTLQGEDILIVAYPPLSSSNIPTALLHDANVNILVSPADRGWKTIDKQLCEQLTTQMGKTDVPFRVCLTNAKREAVEDFTGQLPPYTLLRRVSYRFSQLSLTEKIIFNLSRKAKETEEDDDE, encoded by the coding sequence ATGAACTTCATCATTTCTATCATACGGACCCTCTTTCGCCACCGTTGGCTAATACTGGTAGGGACCGCTATCTTCACGTTACTCGTCTTCTACTATACGCGTCACATGCAAGGTGGATACGACGTGAAAGCAACACTTTATACCGGAGTAGCCTCGGGATACAACTTGGAAAGCGATAAACGCACAGACTGGGCGACAGTACAAAATTCGATGGACAACCTGATAAGTATCATGCAAGCCGAGAGCACCCTGAAAAGAGTATTCCTGCGATTATTTGCCCGTGTACTTATCCAGGGAAATCCGGACAATGACAACGACGGAGTCACCCCATCCAGCTACAATTACACCTATAACCACTTAAAAAACAGTCCGCATGGACCGGAAATATTAAAGCTGATCGACAAATCGAGCGAAGATAAAACAGTTGCCAATCTGGAAGCATATATGCGTCCGAAAAAAGGTAACTACATCTATGAAATGTTCTACTACAATCACCCTTTCTATAGCTACAACGCTTTGAAAAACGTCAAAGTGCAACGCCGGCTCACGAGTGATTTGCTGGACATCAGCTATACTTCCGGCGATCCCGGCATAGCCTACAACACGGTAAGCATCCTGATGGACGAATTTGTGGAAGAATACCGCCGTATTCGCTACGGAGAAACAGACAAAGTCATCAAATACTTTGAGGAAGAGTTGAAACGCATCGGCAAAAAACTCAACTCGGAGGAAGACGACCTGACCAAGTACAACGTAGAAAAACGTATCATCAACTATCTGGACGAAACCAAAGAAATCGCGGCCATCAGTAAAGAATTCGAGCTGCGGGAACAAGATGCACTTTTTGCATACAACAGTACCAAGTCAATGCTCGAAGAACTGGAGAAGCACATGGACAGCAATGCCAAGCAAGTGCTCAAGAATATGGAATTTGTGGACAAATTAAGAGAAGCATCCAATATCACCAGCAAAATCTCGGAAGTGGAAGCAATGAGCGACTCCAAACAAAAAGATACCGGATCTCTGACAGGTGACAAAAAACGGTTGAGCGAACTTAAACAAGAATTAAATGATTTAACCACTTCCTACGTAAGTCACAAATACACCAAAGAAGGTGCCAGCCGGACCAATATCATCGACCAATGGCTGGAACAAACCCTGTTGTTTGAAAAAGCTAAGGCCGAACTACTAATTGTACAAAATGCCCGTCAGGAATTGAACGACCGCTACGTTTTTTTCGCCCCTGTAGGTACCACCATCAAACAAAAAGAACGCTCCATCAACTTTACGGAGCGCAGTTACCTGACCGTGTTACAGAGCTACAACGAAGCCCTGTTGAGAAAGAAAAATCTGGAAATGACTTCTGCTACATTGAAAGTGCTCAATGAACCGACCTATCCGATTGCATCCAATTCAACCAACCGCAAGCAGATTGTCATTGCCGCCTGCATAGGTAGTTTTCTGATAATCATCGCTCTATTATTATTAATCGAGATTCTTGACAGAACGTTGCGTGATGCAAACCGAACCAAACGAGTGACCGGATTTAAGGTAATAGGAGCCGTTCCCAGCCCCTCCTCTTCCCGTTATGGCGGACTAGCCAAAACCTACGTCCAACTTTCCATCAAAGAATTGAGCAACTCCATACTCCGCTTCCTGACGAAGCGGAAATCCCCCGGAGTATTTATCATCAACCTGTTCAGTACCAGCGAAAACTCCGGTGAAGACATCGTTGGAAATCTGATCTGCGGATATATGCAAAGCCGGATGTTAAATACGAGATTCATCACGTATGGAGAAGATTTTAACACAGATTCTACTCAATACCTGCTTGCAAAAAACATTACCGATTTTTATACCCTGCAAGGAGAAGACATACTGATCGTTGCCTATCCGCCATTGTCGTCAAGCAATATCCCGACTGCACTGTTGCACGACGCTAATGTCAACATTTTGGTCAGCCCGGCAGACCGCGGATGGAAAACCATCGACAAACAACTTTGCGAACAGCTCACGACACAAATGGGTAAAACGGATGTTCCGTTCCGTGTGTGCCTGACCAACGCCAAGCGTGAGGCAGTGGAAGATTTCACCGGACAACTTCCGCCATATACCTTATTACGCAGAGTCAGCTATCGTTTCAGCCAATTGTCACTTACAGAAAAAATCATATTCAATCTAAGTAGAAAAGCGAAAGAGACTGAAGAAGACGATGACGAATAA
- a CDS encoding TolC family protein, whose translation MKQFICFFSGLLLLFVSTTRVVAQEVSDYSQLSEEDYTKIVLPPLSVLFENAKNSPIYEMADVKARIERKLLQKEKWSFLGFFSLRGSYQYGMFGNESTYTDVALAPYLTYSTQAQNGYTVGAGLSIPLDDLFDLKGKISRQRLTLRSAELEREVKYDEIKKNIIEMYAMATSQIRVLKMRSESLVLANVQYEISEKNFANGTIESSDLAVDKERQSTAREAYENSKFELTKSLMILEVISRTPIIRK comes from the coding sequence ATGAAGCAATTTATATGTTTTTTTTCGGGGTTATTACTTCTGTTCGTCTCTACCACTCGTGTAGTTGCACAAGAAGTGTCTGACTATTCTCAACTAAGTGAAGAAGATTATACTAAAATAGTGCTTCCCCCTCTATCCGTTTTATTCGAAAATGCCAAGAACAGCCCCATTTATGAGATGGCGGACGTAAAGGCGAGAATCGAGCGCAAATTACTCCAAAAAGAGAAATGGTCATTTCTGGGTTTCTTCAGTCTACGGGGAAGCTATCAATACGGAATGTTCGGCAATGAGTCCACTTATACGGACGTGGCACTCGCCCCATACCTCACCTACTCCACCCAGGCACAAAATGGCTACACAGTAGGTGCCGGTCTAAGCATCCCCTTAGACGACCTATTCGACCTCAAGGGTAAAATCAGCCGGCAAAGGCTCACATTACGCAGTGCAGAATTGGAACGGGAAGTGAAGTACGACGAAATCAAGAAGAATATTATTGAGATGTATGCGATGGCTACCTCACAGATAAGAGTACTTAAAATGAGAAGTGAAAGTTTGGTACTTGCTAATGTGCAATATGAAATTTCTGAAAAGAATTTTGCCAACGGAACCATAGAATCTTCCGACTTGGCCGTAGATAAAGAAAGGCAGTCAACTGCACGTGAGGCATATGAGAATAGCAAGTTTGAATTGACAAAGAGCTTAATGATACTTGAGGTTATTTCACGTACTCCCATCATAAGAAAATAA
- a CDS encoding BamA/TamA family outer membrane protein: MKKYIIGILMMLPSINMMSAAADSTAVKSDELQRSTTSISDTTPTDIEDIPSDTIPVLSKRELRRQRVANRNLHYNILGGPSYTPDFGLLVGGSALMTFRMNPSDTTQRRSVVPMAIALMFKGGLNLMTKPQLFFKGDRFRIFGTFSYKNTIENFYGIGYSTNKDYERGEDTSEYRYSGIQVNPWFLFRLGESNIFAGPQVDLNYDKITKPAAGMVNEPSYIAAGGTEHGYKNFSSGLGFLLTYDTRDIPANAYSGTYLDFRGMMYNKVFGSDNNFYRLEIDYRQYKTVGRRKVIAWTVQSKNAFGDVPLTKYVLSGTPFDLRGYYMGQFRDKSSHVMMAEYRQMINTDKSTWVKKMLSHIGYVAWGGCGFMGPTPGKIEGVLPNLGLGLRVEVQPRMNVRLDFGRDMVNKQNLFYFNMTEAF; this comes from the coding sequence ATGAAGAAATATATAATAGGAATATTGATGATGCTTCCATCCATCAATATGATGTCAGCCGCGGCTGATAGTACGGCAGTAAAGAGCGATGAACTGCAAAGGTCTACAACTTCTATCAGTGATACTACTCCTACAGATATTGAAGACATCCCGTCAGATACCATTCCTGTCCTTTCAAAGCGCGAGCTGCGTCGCCAGCGCGTGGCAAACCGGAATTTACACTATAACATATTGGGTGGTCCCAGTTATACGCCGGATTTTGGTTTACTGGTGGGCGGTAGCGCACTGATGACATTCCGGATGAATCCGAGTGATACCACCCAACGACGTTCGGTAGTGCCGATGGCCATTGCCTTGATGTTCAAAGGCGGCTTGAACCTGATGACAAAACCACAGCTCTTTTTTAAAGGCGACCGCTTCCGTATCTTCGGAACTTTCTCATATAAAAATACAATCGAAAATTTTTATGGCATCGGATATTCCACTAATAAAGATTATGAACGTGGAGAAGATACCAGTGAATACCGTTATAGCGGCATCCAAGTAAACCCCTGGTTCCTGTTCCGTCTGGGAGAAAGCAATATTTTTGCAGGTCCCCAAGTCGATTTGAACTATGATAAAATTACCAAACCGGCTGCCGGAATGGTTAATGAGCCCTCATATATAGCGGCAGGAGGAACAGAACACGGATACAAAAATTTCAGTTCCGGACTTGGTTTCCTGCTGACGTATGACACACGTGATATTCCTGCAAATGCATATAGCGGAACCTACCTCGACTTTCGGGGAATGATGTATAACAAGGTATTCGGCAGCGATAATAACTTTTACCGTTTGGAAATCGACTACCGCCAATACAAAACAGTAGGACGCCGCAAAGTGATAGCCTGGACAGTGCAAAGCAAAAACGCATTCGGAGATGTACCCCTAACAAAATATGTACTTAGCGGAACCCCCTTCGATCTTCGCGGTTACTACATGGGACAGTTTCGCGACAAGTCCTCGCATGTCATGATGGCCGAATACCGCCAGATGATAAATACGGACAAAAGCACTTGGGTAAAAAAGATGTTAAGTCATATAGGATATGTAGCCTGGGGAGGATGCGGATTCATGGGACCCACTCCAGGCAAGATAGAAGGTGTGCTTCCCAACCTCGGATTAGGGTTACGCGTTGAAGTTCAACCCCGTATGAATGTACGCCTTGACTTCGGCAGAGACATGGTGAACAAGCAGAATTTGTTCTACTTCAACATGACAGAAGCCTTTTGA